The Sesamum indicum cultivar Zhongzhi No. 13 linkage group LG1, S_indicum_v1.0, whole genome shotgun sequence genome includes a window with the following:
- the LOC105173076 gene encoding 39S ribosomal protein L46, mitochondrial, whose amino-acid sequence MQGITSCSKFGRSLQSIIRGFSTSTTKSGSDEKLVASVLFERLPVVIPKIDPVVYAFQEFSFRWRQQYRREYPEAFLKKADARGKGDYQIDFTPAPRITEADKSNDKRSLQRALDRRLYLLLFGAAYGSKEPVWHFPEKVYESEQTLRKCAESALKSVIGDLSHTYFVGNAPMGHMIVRPSNNDQVNPSLKRFFFKSQVIATNKFNIGRCEDYVWVTKDELLEYFPEQAEYLGKMIIS is encoded by the exons ATGCAGGGAATAACGTCGTGTTCCAAGTTTGGACGGTCTTTGCAGAGTATAATACGAGGGTTTTCTACATCGACAACGAAGAGTGGCAGTGATGAGAAGCTCGTAGCTTCAGTTCTGTTTGAGAGGCTTCCCGTTGTCATTCCAAAAATCGATCCTGTTGTCTATGCTTTTCAAGAGTTCTC GTTCCGATGGAGACAACAATATCGACGGGAATACCCTGaggctttcttgaaaaaagcTGATGCCAG GGGAAAAGGAGATTATCAAATTGACTTTACGCCAGCTCCACGGATCACTGAAGCAGACAAGAGCAATGATAAAAG GTCATTGCAGAGAGCACTTGACCGCAGACTATATCTTCTCCTTTTTGGTGCTGCATATGGTTCTAAAGAACCTGTCTGGCACTTTCCTGAGAAGGTTTATGAGTCGGAACAGACATTGCGAAAG TGTGCAGAGTCTGCCTTAAAATCTGTGATTGGAGACCTTTCCCATACGTATTTTGTTGGAAATGCCCCAATGGGCCATATGATTGTGCGACCTTCCAATAATGACCAGGTCAATCCATCTCTTAAG cGGTTCTTTTTTAAATCTCAAGTTATTGCGACAAACAAGTTTAACATCGGAAGGTGTGAAGATTATGTGTGGGTGACAAAGGATGAACTTTTGGAGTATTTTCCTGAGCAAGCTGAATACCTGGGCAAGATGATCATCAGCTGA
- the LOC105173096 gene encoding desiccation-related protein PCC27-45 has protein sequence MQDLADKAKNFVADKVANMKKPEASVTDVDLKDVGRDSITYLAKLSVTNPYSVSIPIGEIKYSLKSADRVIASGNIPDPGSLKGNDTTMVEVGMKVPHNVLVSLIKDIGADWDIDYVLEIGLVVDLPVVGNITLPLSHKGEMKLPTLKHLF, from the exons ATGCAGGATTTGGCGGACAAGGCCAAGAATTTCGTGGCGGATAAGGTGGCTAACATGAAGAAGCCGGAGGCTTCCGTAACCGACGTCGATCTTAAAGATGTCGGCCGGGACAGTATCACCTATCTGGCGAAGCTCTCCGTCACCAATCCCTACAGCGTATCCATCCCCATCGGCGAGATCAAATACTCCCTCAAAAGTGCGGACAG GGTGATCGCATCGGGTAACATTCCTGACCCTGGATCCTTGAAAGGGAACGACACGACGATGGTGGAGGTGGGGATGAAGGTTCCACATAATGTGCTGGTGAGCTTGATCAAGGACATTGGTGCCGACTGGGACATAGACTATGTACTGGAAATAGGGCTCGTCGTGGATCTCCCGGTTGTTGGAAACATTACGCTTCCTCTGTCTCACAAGGGCGAGATGAAGCTCCCTACTCTCAAACActtgttttaa